A window of the Hevea brasiliensis isolate MT/VB/25A 57/8 chromosome 6, ASM3005281v1, whole genome shotgun sequence genome harbors these coding sequences:
- the LOC110649992 gene encoding uncharacterized protein LOC110649992 isoform X2: MKKYNFNFSLFSLHILLLTLFARNPAAISQNSMSEDGWCSFVFCGQGTCKNTILGFECECYAGWSKIQIGFLTFLPCLIPNCTIDLQCGNGSPPPPPSAPLPLPPLNLTDPCQLIWCADGSCLPNGTGHICQCNEGSANLLNNTELPCFQECYYGADCNGLGLGPPVPPPPSGSSEVLNSWMSLGVLTMILLAATFLTLF; encoded by the exons ATGAAGAAATACAATTTCAACTTCTCTCTTTTTTCTCTCCATATTCTTCTCCTCACTCTTTTCGCACGCAATCCAGCTGCCATTTCTCAAAACTCGATGTCAGAAG ATGGTTGGTGTTCTTTTGTTTTCTGTGGGCAAGGGACATGCAAGAATactattcttggttttgagtgcGAGTGCTATGCCGGTTGGAGCAAGATTCAGATTGGTTTTTTGACCTTTCTTCCTTGCTTAATTCCTAATT GCACAATTGATTTGCAATGTGGTAATGGATCACCGCCACCACCTCCATCGGCTCCTCTCCCTCTGCCTCCACTAAATTTAACAGACC CTTGTCAATTAATTTGGTGTGCCGATGGATCCTGCTTGCCTAACGGAACAGGACATATATGCCAGTGTAATGAAGGCTCAGCGAATTTGTTGAATAATACAGAGTTGCCATGTTTTCAAGAAT GCTACTATGGAGCAGATTGCAATGGTCTTGGGCTTGGTCCACCGGTTCCTCCACCACCATcag GTTCTTCAGAAGTGTTAAACTCCTGGATGAGTCTTGGTGTTCTAACCATGATATTGTTAGCAGCTACTTTCCTAACATTGTTTTAG
- the LOC110649992 gene encoding uncharacterized protein LOC110649992 isoform X1 — MKKYNFNFSLFSLHILLLTLFARNPAAISQNSMSEDGWCSFVFCGQGTCKNTILGFECECYAGWSKIQIGFLTFLPCLIPNCTIDLQCGNGSPPPPPSAPLPLPPLNLTDPCQLIWCADGSCLPNGTGHICQCNEGSANLLNNTELPCFQECYYGADCNGLGLGPPVPPPPSGLNGNVMPPPTSPPDSAGNVIFSHICDTLLTGIMKKN; from the exons ATGAAGAAATACAATTTCAACTTCTCTCTTTTTTCTCTCCATATTCTTCTCCTCACTCTTTTCGCACGCAATCCAGCTGCCATTTCTCAAAACTCGATGTCAGAAG ATGGTTGGTGTTCTTTTGTTTTCTGTGGGCAAGGGACATGCAAGAATactattcttggttttgagtgcGAGTGCTATGCCGGTTGGAGCAAGATTCAGATTGGTTTTTTGACCTTTCTTCCTTGCTTAATTCCTAATT GCACAATTGATTTGCAATGTGGTAATGGATCACCGCCACCACCTCCATCGGCTCCTCTCCCTCTGCCTCCACTAAATTTAACAGACC CTTGTCAATTAATTTGGTGTGCCGATGGATCCTGCTTGCCTAACGGAACAGGACATATATGCCAGTGTAATGAAGGCTCAGCGAATTTGTTGAATAATACAGAGTTGCCATGTTTTCAAGAAT GCTACTATGGAGCAGATTGCAATGGTCTTGGGCTTGGTCCACCGGTTCCTCCACCACCATcaggtttgaatggaaatgttatgCCACCTCCAACGAGTCCTCCCGACTCGGCTGGAAATGTTATATTTTCTCATATTTGCGATACATTGTTGACAGGGATAATGAAGAAAAACTAA